In a genomic window of bacterium:
- the tatA gene encoding twin-arginine translocase TatA/TatE family subunit, whose product MFGVGMPELVVILVIVLIIFGAGKLPEIGGALGKGISNFKAGVGGKENKEIKESREDKESGKKLLQDDDTAQKEKE is encoded by the coding sequence ATGTTTGGTGTCGGCATGCCGGAATTGGTAGTCATACTCGTTATCGTTCTGATTATCTTTGGGGCGGGCAAACTGCCTGAGATTGGCGGTGCTCTCGGCAAGGGTATCAGCAATTTCAAAGCGGGAGTGGGCGGCAAGGAGAACAAGGAAATCAAGGAGAGCAGGGAGGATAAAGAGAGCGGCAAAAAACTGCTCCAGGATGATGATACCGCTCAGAAGGAGAAGGAATAA